One window of Helicobacter winghamensis ATCC BAA-430 genomic DNA carries:
- the dnaK gene encoding molecular chaperone DnaK yields MGKVLGIDLGTTNSAMAVFEGNEAKIIANKEGKNTTPSVVAFTDKGEVLVGDPAKRQAITNPEKTIYSIKRIMGLMYNEDKAQEAKKRLPYKVVDRNGACAIEIAGKVYTPQEISAKILMKLKADAESYLGEEVTEAVITVPAYFNDAQRKATKEAGTIAGLNVLRIINEPTSAALAYGLDKKQSENIVVYDLGGGTFDVTVLETGDNVVEVKATGGDAFLGGDDFDNAIIDWLVSEFESEQGVNLKNDVMALQRLKEAAENAKKELSSAQETEINLPFITMTQAGPQHLVKKLTRAKFEGLIEQYINQTIDKIDSVIKDADLSKSEINEVVMVGGSTRIPKAQERVKEFIGKELNKSVNPDEVVAVGAAIQGGVLKGDVKDVLLLDVTPLSLGIETLGGVMTRIIERGTTIPTKKNQVFSTAEDNQPAVTIQVLQGERELARDNKVLGNFELSGIPAAPRGVPQIEVTFDIDANGILTVSAKDKATGKAQEIKITGSSGLSDSEIEKMVKDAELNKEEDKKKKEIIEVRNQADSLVYQTQKSLDEMKDKIDTSDAEKIQNAINALKDVLKNENASKEEIEAKVKELTEASHKLAEAMYKKDENAQNPNTQNNKKDDDVIDAEVE; encoded by the coding sequence ATGGGAAAAGTATTAGGAATTGACTTAGGAACAACAAACTCAGCAATGGCTGTATTTGAAGGCAACGAAGCAAAAATCATTGCAAACAAAGAAGGCAAAAACACAACGCCTTCTGTTGTGGCTTTCACGGATAAGGGAGAAGTTTTAGTGGGTGATCCTGCAAAACGCCAAGCTATCACAAATCCAGAAAAAACAATTTATTCCATTAAAAGAATTATGGGATTAATGTATAATGAAGACAAAGCCCAAGAAGCCAAAAAAAGACTTCCTTATAAAGTGGTGGATAGAAATGGGGCATGCGCGATTGAGATTGCAGGCAAAGTTTATACCCCACAAGAAATCTCCGCTAAGATTTTAATGAAACTCAAAGCTGATGCAGAAAGCTATCTAGGCGAAGAAGTTACAGAAGCAGTTATCACCGTGCCAGCGTATTTTAACGACGCACAAAGAAAGGCAACTAAAGAAGCGGGAACTATTGCAGGGCTGAATGTACTTAGAATCATTAATGAGCCAACCTCAGCAGCTCTTGCGTATGGATTGGACAAAAAACAATCTGAAAATATCGTGGTTTATGACTTAGGAGGAGGAACATTTGATGTTACCGTTCTTGAAACTGGCGATAATGTCGTAGAAGTTAAAGCTACAGGCGGTGATGCGTTTTTAGGCGGAGATGATTTTGATAATGCAATTATTGATTGGCTTGTTAGCGAGTTTGAAAGCGAGCAAGGGGTTAATCTTAAAAATGATGTGATGGCTCTCCAAAGACTAAAAGAAGCAGCAGAAAATGCAAAAAAAGAGCTAAGTAGCGCGCAAGAAACTGAAATTAATCTGCCTTTTATCACAATGACACAAGCAGGACCGCAACACTTGGTTAAAAAACTCACAAGAGCAAAGTTTGAAGGCTTAATTGAGCAATACATCAACCAAACTATTGACAAAATTGATAGCGTAATTAAAGATGCGGATTTAAGCAAGAGCGAAATTAATGAAGTTGTAATGGTAGGCGGTTCTACAAGAATCCCAAAGGCGCAAGAGCGTGTAAAAGAATTTATCGGTAAAGAGCTTAATAAATCCGTAAATCCTGATGAAGTTGTAGCCGTTGGTGCAGCAATCCAAGGAGGCGTGTTAAAAGGCGATGTTAAAGATGTGCTTTTGCTTGATGTTACACCACTCTCACTAGGAATTGAAACGCTAGGTGGCGTGATGACTAGAATTATTGAGCGCGGAACTACGATTCCAACAAAGAAAAATCAAGTTTTCTCTACTGCAGAAGATAATCAACCCGCAGTTACCATCCAAGTCTTACAAGGCGAAAGAGAGCTAGCAAGAGACAATAAAGTGCTAGGAAACTTTGAATTAAGTGGAATCCCAGCAGCTCCAAGAGGTGTGCCACAAATTGAAGTAACCTTTGACATTGACGCAAATGGAATCTTAACTGTTAGCGCAAAAGACAAGGCAACTGGCAAAGCTCAAGAGATTAAAATCACAGGTTCTAGCGGACTTTCTGATTCCGAAATTGAAAAAATGGTAAAAGACGCAGAGCTAAATAAAGAAGAAGACAAAAAGAAAAAAGAAATCATTGAAGTGCGCAATCAAGCAGATAGTCTAGTATATCAAACACAAAAAAGCCTAGATGAAATGAAAGATAAAATTGACACAAGCGATGCTGAAAAAATCCAAAACGCAATCAATGCGCTAAAAGATGTGCTTAAAAACGAAAACGCCAGCAAAGAAGAGATTGAAGCAAAGGTAAAAGAGCTTACAGAAGCAAGCCATAAACTTGCAGAAGCAATGTATAAAAAAGATGAGAACGCACAAAATCCAAACACGCAAAACAACAAAAAAGATGATGATGTAATTGATGCGGAAGTGGAATAG
- the glmS gene encoding glutamine--fructose-6-phosphate transaminase (isomerizing), which produces MCGIVGYIGNNEKKSLLLNGLKELEYRGYDSAGISVLENGELHTFKAVGKLVNLEHKCENFKSSGFGLGIGHTRWATHGKPTEINAHPHIGHYSNVVHNGIIENYQSIKESLQKQGYVFTSQTDTEAIVHLFESYVAQTNDPFSAFKKTIADLKGAYAILLITQKSPNTIYYAKNGSPLIIGKNTDETEIFFASSDAPLIGLASEVAYLEDGEVGKMELGSFHTLSNTKPLNGDKLSAQKDGFTFFMEKEIYEQHKVLLETMMGRVSEKGFHLDELEALNLDSFSSITLCACGTSYHASLAGSYLLERIAKLKTKVEIASEFRYKEPILHKDELFIVISQSGETADTLEALKLAKKSGLKTLGICNVDNSSIVRESDYSLLTRAGIEKGVASTKAFATQVMLLWILANFLAQKRGILNEESIKNEANTMLEASRATKVDKKLHEHIKRLSRRYLHGHGFFFIGRDIFYPLALEGALKLKEISYLHAEGYPSGEMKHGPIALADLGLFCVALMPQNLLHDKIKSNVEELSAREAMICALSAEHYEGCDDWIKIPHYPHYMVEFFSMMVVLQIFALEVAVRLGNDVDMPRNLAKSVTVE; this is translated from the coding sequence ATGTGTGGAATCGTGGGCTATATCGGCAATAATGAGAAAAAATCCCTTTTGTTAAATGGCTTAAAAGAGTTAGAATATCGTGGCTATGACTCCGCTGGAATTTCTGTTTTAGAAAATGGGGAATTACACACTTTTAAAGCCGTGGGCAAGCTTGTAAATTTAGAGCATAAATGTGAAAACTTTAAGTCTAGTGGCTTTGGTTTAGGCATAGGACACACGCGCTGGGCAACGCACGGGAAGCCCACAGAGATTAACGCACACCCACATATTGGGCATTATAGCAATGTTGTACATAATGGGATTATTGAAAATTACCAAAGCATTAAGGAATCTTTGCAAAAACAAGGTTATGTTTTTACTTCACAAACAGATACTGAAGCCATTGTGCATCTCTTTGAATCCTATGTTGCACAGACAAATGACCCTTTTAGTGCATTTAAAAAGACAATTGCGGATTTAAAAGGCGCATATGCAATCTTGCTTATCACACAAAAATCCCCCAATACAATTTATTATGCCAAAAACGGATCACCCTTAATCATTGGCAAAAATACAGATGAAACAGAAATCTTTTTTGCTTCATCTGATGCGCCATTAATCGGACTTGCAAGCGAAGTTGCGTATTTAGAAGATGGAGAAGTTGGCAAAATGGAGCTAGGAAGTTTTCACACTCTCTCTAACACAAAGCCTCTAAATGGCGATAAACTCTCCGCTCAAAAAGATGGATTTACCTTTTTCATGGAAAAGGAAATTTATGAGCAACACAAAGTCTTGCTTGAAACGATGATGGGAAGGGTTAGCGAAAAAGGATTCCATCTTGACGAGCTAGAAGCATTAAATTTGGACTCTTTTAGCTCCATTACACTTTGCGCTTGTGGAACAAGCTACCATGCAAGCCTTGCTGGAAGCTATTTGCTAGAGCGCATTGCTAAGTTAAAAACAAAGGTAGAAATCGCAAGTGAGTTTCGCTACAAAGAGCCAATTTTGCATAAAGATGAACTCTTTATTGTGATCTCTCAAAGTGGCGAAACTGCCGACACACTTGAAGCCCTAAAACTTGCCAAAAAAAGCGGACTAAAAACACTTGGAATTTGTAATGTAGATAATAGCTCCATTGTTAGAGAGAGCGATTATTCCTTGCTTACGCGCGCTGGAATTGAAAAGGGCGTGGCAAGCACAAAGGCTTTTGCTACGCAGGTTATGCTACTTTGGATTTTAGCAAATTTCTTAGCGCAAAAACGCGGAATCTTAAATGAAGAATCTATTAAAAACGAAGCAAACACAATGCTTGAGGCAAGCAGGGCTACAAAAGTGGATAAAAAACTCCACGAACATATTAAGCGCCTATCACGCCGCTACTTACACGGACACGGATTTTTCTTTATCGGGCGAGATATTTTCTATCCTTTAGCGCTTGAGGGAGCGCTAAAGCTTAAAGAAATTAGCTATTTGCACGCAGAAGGTTATCCTAGTGGAGAGATGAAGCACGGACCTATTGCGCTAGCGGATTTAGGGCTATTTTGCGTTGCGCTAATGCCACAAAATTTACTCCACGATAAGATTAAAAGCAATGTTGAAGAGCTAAGTGCGCGCGAAGCGATGATTTGTGCATTAAGCGCGGAGCATTATGAAGGCTGTGATGATTGGATTAAGATTCCACATTATCCCCATTATATGGTAGAGTTTTTCTCAATGATGGTTGTGTTGCAAATCTTTGCCCTTGAAGTTGCGGTAAGATTAGGCAACGATGTGGATATGCCAAGAAACTTGGCAAAAAGCGTAACGGTGGAATAA
- a CDS encoding glycosyltransferase family 9 protein has protein sequence MQRNLNLVRKINPTLFDKQFSLINFAHAKLQTNPINKDYIDKFLLNANTILTDKIIGIAPFGETATRRKMNFDIKEWIEIANILSLKFPSFLFIFLSHPKGNIPNLENNKNIIIFQNNNDLLNLVELISRLDFLISVDTGNVHIADNLKIPTLEIISKSKKNQWCGGAYGGFCKIMSLPINWQKHKQKYFFKFLSLALSCLKNLAKNS, from the coding sequence GTGCAACGCAATCTTAATCTTGTAAGAAAAATTAATCCTACCTTATTTGATAAACAATTCTCTCTTATTAATTTTGCCCATGCAAAATTACAAACAAACCCCATAAATAAAGATTATATTGACAAATTTCTACTTAATGCTAACACTATTTTAACCGATAAAATCATAGGCATTGCACCATTTGGAGAAACAGCTACACGCAGAAAAATGAATTTTGATATAAAAGAGTGGATAGAAATAGCAAATATTTTATCGCTAAAATTTCCTTCTTTTTTATTTATATTTTTGAGCCATCCCAAAGGAAATATACCAAATTTGGAAAACAATAAAAATATTATTATTTTTCAAAATAATAATGACTTATTAAATCTTGTAGAACTTATCTCGCGCCTAGATTTTCTTATAAGTGTTGATACAGGAAATGTCCATATTGCAGATAATCTAAAAATACCTACTCTAGAAATCATTTCAAAAAGCAAAAAGAATCAATGGTGCGGAGGTGCATATGGAGGATTTTGCAAAATTATGTCCCTGCCAATAAATTGGCAAAAACACAAACAAAAATACTTCTTTAAATTTTTATCATTAGCATTATCCTGTCTAAAAAACTTAGCAAAAAATTCTTAG
- the lspA gene encoding signal peptidase II has product MLKGDFKNSTWLCFFIALCVVFLLDQAIKWYFVLRGYQQGDVIYSTNVVSLLLVYNKGVAFSMFAFLQEWLKYLQITLLVGIFFYLCKHKEILKAHSIALGMIFGAGISNILDRFMHSGVVDYIFWHYKFEFAIFNFADVMINVGVALILLNMFLRKDKSAL; this is encoded by the coding sequence TTGCTAAAGGGGGACTTTAAAAATTCCACTTGGCTTTGCTTTTTTATCGCTTTGTGCGTTGTATTTTTGCTAGATCAGGCAATTAAGTGGTATTTTGTCTTAAGGGGTTATCAGCAAGGTGATGTGATTTATAGCACAAATGTGGTTTCGCTATTGCTTGTGTATAATAAGGGTGTGGCATTTTCAATGTTTGCATTTTTGCAAGAGTGGCTTAAGTATTTGCAAATTACACTTTTAGTTGGAATCTTTTTTTATTTATGCAAACATAAAGAGATTTTAAAAGCTCATTCTATTGCACTTGGAATGATTTTTGGCGCTGGGATTTCTAATATTTTAGATAGATTTATGCACAGCGGAGTGGTGGATTATATTTTTTGGCATTATAAGTTTGAATTTGCAATTTTTAATTTTGCTGATGTGATGATTAATGTGGGCGTTGCCTTGATTCTCTTAAATATGTTTTTAAGAAAAGATAAAAGCGCGTTGTGA
- a CDS encoding phosphate/phosphite/phosphonate ABC transporter substrate-binding protein yields MQTLLLGAVAYDPKVVPIWDIIRDYANENAKTFGIKLDYVLFSNYERQVDALLKGHIDIAWNTNVAWIRTLHATGGKASALVMRDTDIDFTTKFVCKKGSRIQSLADLAGKRFGLGSMDSAQAAIMPLYYLQKEQDGLDFQLSIVRYNSDVGKHGDTGRSEFDLLEAIKKGELDAGSIGSSTWIRILEEGSYPDIESFWSSPGYCHCNFSVLSNLDSNLAESFSQMLLSQNAKKDNPIIAKMMQMEGLNAWVKVGESELRAYDSIHQAMQKQNLLENNL; encoded by the coding sequence ATGCAAACATTACTTTTAGGCGCGGTTGCGTATGACCCAAAGGTTGTGCCTATTTGGGATATTATTAGGGATTATGCAAATGAAAATGCAAAGACTTTTGGCATTAAACTAGATTATGTGCTATTTAGCAATTATGAAAGGCAAGTTGATGCGCTGTTAAAGGGGCATATTGATATTGCGTGGAATACAAATGTAGCGTGGATTCGCACTTTGCATGCGACAGGAGGCAAGGCAAGCGCGCTGGTTATGCGTGATACGGATATAGATTTTACGACGAAATTTGTTTGTAAAAAGGGAAGTAGAATCCAAAGCCTTGCTGATTTGGCAGGTAAAAGATTTGGTTTAGGCTCTATGGATTCCGCTCAAGCGGCGATTATGCCTTTGTATTATTTGCAAAAAGAGCAAGACGGTTTAGATTTTCAACTCTCCATTGTGCGTTATAATAGTGATGTTGGCAAGCACGGAGATACAGGTAGAAGCGAGTTTGATCTCTTAGAAGCGATTAAAAAAGGTGAGTTAGATGCCGGAAGCATTGGCTCTAGCACTTGGATTAGAATCCTAGAAGAAGGGAGTTATCCTGATATTGAAAGTTTTTGGAGTAGCCCAGGGTATTGCCATTGTAACTTTTCTGTTTTATCAAATTTGGATTCCAACTTAGCGGAATCTTTTAGCCAAATGTTACTTAGCCAAAATGCTAAAAAAGATAATCCTATCATTGCAAAAATGATGCAAATGGAAGGATTAAATGCTTGGGTTAAAGTAGGGGAGAGTGAGCTTAGAGCTTATGATAGCATTCATCAAGCAATGCAAAAACAAAATCTTTTAGAAAATAATCTTTAA
- the rpsT gene encoding 30S ribosomal protein S20 translates to MANHKSAEKRIRQTKKRTERNRYYKTRIKNMTRALKEAIDAKDLNKAQETMKQINQNFHSYVSKGILTKNTAARKVSRLNASVKKLALANA, encoded by the coding sequence ATGGCAAATCATAAATCGGCAGAGAAACGCATTCGTCAGACAAAAAAGCGCACAGAAAGAAATCGCTATTATAAAACAAGAATTAAAAATATGACAAGAGCTTTAAAAGAGGCTATTGATGCGAAAGATTTAAATAAAGCACAAGAAACTATGAAACAAATCAATCAAAACTTTCATAGCTATGTTAGCAAAGGAATCCTAACTAAAAATACAGCCGCTAGAAAAGTTAGTCGTCTAAACGCTTCTGTAAAAAAACTTGCCCTAGCAAACGCTTAA
- the prfA gene encoding peptide chain release factor 1, with the protein MLASKLQPFIKRYDEISTLLVDPNILNDIKRITELSKEQSDLEELVEKARAYLNNLQSIEENKALLDDKELGDLAKEEIKETETQNVKLEAEIKVLLLPKDPNDDKNIYLELRAGTGGDEAGIFVGDLFRAYVRYADLKGWKVEIISSSENSVGGYKEIIALVKGKGAYSRLKYEGGTHRVQRVPATESQGRVHTSAITVAIMPEVDDVEVVINPNDLRIEVFRAGGHGGQCVNTTDSAVRITHIPTGISVSMQDEKSQHKNKDKAMKILKARIYEAELEAQMEQNAEARKSQVGSGDRSERIRTYNYPQNRLTDHRVGLTLYSLEEIMLSGNLDSVIDPIVAYFQAEALQNSGIA; encoded by the coding sequence ATGTTAGCTTCCAAACTTCAGCCTTTCATTAAACGTTATGATGAAATTAGCACATTACTTGTTGATCCTAATATCTTAAATGATATTAAACGCATTACAGAACTTAGCAAAGAACAAAGCGACCTAGAAGAGCTTGTAGAAAAGGCACGCGCTTATCTTAACAATCTCCAAAGCATTGAAGAGAATAAAGCTTTGCTAGATGATAAAGAGCTTGGCGATTTAGCAAAAGAAGAAATTAAAGAAACAGAAACACAAAATGTGAAATTAGAAGCAGAAATTAAAGTCTTATTATTGCCCAAGGACCCCAATGATGATAAAAATATTTATTTGGAATTGCGTGCGGGTACAGGGGGAGATGAAGCAGGGATTTTTGTGGGCGATTTATTCCGCGCTTATGTTCGCTATGCAGATCTTAAAGGTTGGAAAGTAGAGATTATCAGCTCTAGTGAAAATAGTGTTGGGGGCTATAAAGAAATCATCGCACTTGTTAAAGGCAAGGGAGCATATTCAAGGCTAAAATATGAAGGTGGCACACATCGCGTGCAACGCGTTCCAGCAACAGAATCACAAGGCAGGGTGCATACCTCAGCAATCACAGTTGCCATTATGCCTGAAGTTGATGATGTAGAAGTTGTGATAAATCCTAATGATTTACGCATTGAAGTTTTTCGCGCAGGCGGACACGGCGGACAATGCGTTAATACCACAGATTCCGCCGTTAGAATTACACATATTCCCACAGGCATTAGTGTATCTATGCAAGATGAAAAATCCCAGCATAAAAACAAAGATAAGGCGATGAAAATCCTAAAGGCTAGAATCTATGAAGCGGAGCTTGAAGCACAAATGGAACAAAACGCAGAAGCTCGAAAATCTCAAGTTGGAAGTGGAGATAGAAGTGAGAGAATCCGCACTTATAACTATCCACAAAACCGCTTGACAGACCATCGCGTTGGACTTACGCTTTATAGCCTAGAGGAAATTATGTTAAGTGGAAATTTGGATTCCGTTATTGATCCTATTGTCGCGTATTTTCAAGCAGAAGCCTTGCAAAATAGTGGAATTGCATAA
- a CDS encoding phospholipase A: MWFRILGMLCLPLFVYCDVLKERLYEKLDFSENERAKVLILDKQMQILKVISVQKGQKELKLNLQDSDELFVTFVENPKNAPLAKDSKYLKNFANIETKEAPQEEVKNVSLEEGVSRYEARFERNRFFGDFLGFEPYRFNYFLPASISFNKEQGQTKRTEAKFQISIKKMLIDDLFFKDLDLYFAYTQQSLWQLYDNEHSRPFRESNYEPALFLSYPLEQYNVFFDRVNFGYVHQSNGGDLLKSRSWERLFVEGIYGYENFALGLKAWYRIKEDANKDDNPDILDYMGYGELNLAYGIDKHLFTLTLRNNLKSDNRGAFMLDYSYPIYKNLYLYVQYFNGYGESLADYNRSIERVGVGFLFAR, encoded by the coding sequence ATGTGGTTTAGAATTTTAGGTATGTTATGCCTGCCTTTGTTTGTGTATTGTGATGTGCTTAAAGAAAGACTTTATGAGAAATTAGATTTTAGCGAAAATGAGCGCGCTAAGGTTTTGATATTGGATAAACAAATGCAAATTTTAAAAGTAATTAGCGTGCAGAAAGGTCAAAAAGAACTCAAATTAAATTTACAAGACTCTGATGAGCTTTTTGTAACTTTTGTAGAAAATCCAAAAAATGCTCCCTTGGCAAAAGATTCTAAATATTTAAAAAACTTTGCCAACATAGAAACAAAAGAAGCACCGCAAGAAGAGGTAAAAAATGTGAGTCTAGAAGAGGGAGTTAGTCGTTATGAAGCACGCTTTGAGAGAAATCGCTTTTTTGGAGATTTTTTAGGGTTTGAGCCTTATAGGTTTAATTATTTTTTGCCTGCAAGCATTAGTTTTAATAAAGAACAAGGACAAACAAAGCGCACAGAAGCAAAATTTCAAATTAGCATTAAAAAAATGCTTATTGATGATTTGTTTTTTAAGGATTTAGATCTTTATTTTGCTTATACACAGCAGAGTCTTTGGCAGCTTTATGACAATGAACATTCTCGCCCTTTTAGGGAGAGTAATTATGAGCCGGCATTGTTTCTTAGCTATCCTTTGGAACAATATAATGTATTTTTTGATCGTGTGAATTTTGGCTATGTGCATCAAAGTAATGGTGGAGATTTATTAAAATCAAGAAGCTGGGAGCGTTTATTTGTGGAAGGGATTTATGGATATGAAAATTTTGCTTTGGGTCTTAAGGCTTGGTATCGCATAAAAGAAGATGCAAATAAAGACGATAATCCAGATATTTTGGATTATATGGGATATGGGGAATTGAATTTAGCTTATGGGATAGACAAGCATCTTTTTACACTCACTTTACGCAATAACTTAAAATCAGATAACAGAGGGGCATTTATGTTGGATTATTCTTATCCGATTTATAAGAATCTTTATTTATATGTGCAGTATTTTAATGGATATGGAGAAAGTTTGGCAGATTATAATCGTTCAATTGAGCGTGTAGGGGTTGGATTCTTGTTTGCAAGATGA
- the glmM gene encoding phosphoglucosamine mutase has protein sequence MKLFGTDGVRGEAGVKLDAFCALKLGIAAGIYYREHAKTNRILVGKDTRRSGYMLENALVSGLTAVGYEVIQIGPMPTPAIAYLTEDMRCDGGIMVSASHNPFMDNGIKFFGRSGYKIDEKDEGEIERIYKDLNMLETAQKRGKEIGSSKRIDDVVGRYIVHIKNSFPKDLSLYGIRVVLDCANGAAYKVAPTIFSELGAEVFVINDEPNGFNINENCGATQPLMLQEEVRRVRADIGFALDGDADRLVVVDEKGEVIHGDKLIGVLALAAKESKMLKNNAVVATIMSNYALEEFLKSHGIALVRSNVGDKYVLEAMLDKNLNFGGEQSGHIIFSDFAKTGDGLVSALQTMAYILKSKKPASKALNCFNLYPQILKNLSVNSKPSLESLENYQNFLKSIEAHNIRHLIRYSGTENKLRILLEGKDVKLLDKVMLECEEYFKGKIC, from the coding sequence ATGAAATTATTTGGAACAGATGGTGTAAGGGGTGAGGCTGGTGTGAAGTTAGATGCGTTTTGCGCGCTTAAGTTAGGGATTGCTGCGGGGATTTATTATAGAGAGCACGCAAAAACAAATAGGATTCTTGTAGGAAAAGACACAAGACGCAGTGGATATATGTTAGAAAATGCACTTGTTAGCGGACTTACAGCAGTGGGTTATGAAGTGATACAAATTGGTCCTATGCCTACACCTGCAATTGCGTATTTGACAGAGGATATGCGCTGCGATGGAGGGATAATGGTGAGTGCTAGTCATAATCCTTTTATGGACAATGGAATCAAATTTTTTGGGCGTAGTGGATACAAGATTGATGAAAAAGATGAAGGGGAGATTGAGAGAATTTATAAAGATTTAAATATGCTCGAGACAGCGCAAAAAAGGGGCAAAGAGATTGGATCATCTAAAAGAATCGATGATGTAGTTGGGCGTTATATTGTGCATATTAAAAACTCTTTTCCGAAAGATTTGTCTTTGTATGGGATCCGTGTAGTTTTAGACTGCGCAAATGGGGCGGCATATAAGGTTGCGCCAACAATTTTTAGCGAGCTTGGGGCGGAAGTGTTTGTGATTAATGATGAACCAAACGGCTTTAACATTAATGAAAATTGTGGTGCGACACAGCCTTTAATGCTCCAAGAAGAGGTGCGTCGTGTGAGAGCGGATATTGGATTTGCGCTTGATGGTGATGCTGATAGACTTGTAGTTGTTGATGAAAAGGGAGAGGTGATTCACGGAGATAAGTTAATTGGTGTGCTAGCTCTAGCAGCAAAGGAATCTAAAATGCTAAAAAATAATGCTGTTGTCGCAACTATTATGAGCAATTACGCCTTAGAAGAGTTTTTAAAATCTCACGGAATCGCACTTGTGCGCTCTAATGTAGGTGATAAATATGTGCTTGAGGCAATGCTTGATAAAAATTTAAATTTTGGTGGGGAGCAAAGTGGGCATATTATTTTTAGTGATTTTGCAAAAACAGGCGATGGTTTAGTGAGTGCCTTGCAAACAATGGCTTATATTTTAAAGTCTAAAAAGCCAGCTTCTAAGGCGTTAAATTGTTTTAATCTTTATCCACAAATTTTAAAAAATCTTTCTGTAAATTCTAAGCCTAGTTTAGAGTCATTAGAAAATTATCAAAACTTTTTAAAATCCATTGAAGCGCATAATATTCGCCACCTAATTCGTTATAGCGGGACGGAGAATAAATTGCGCATTTTATTAGAAGGTAAAGATGTGAAACTATTAGATAAGGTTATGCTAGAGTGTGAAGAATATTTTAAGGGTAAAATTTGCTAA
- the galE gene encoding UDP-glucose 4-epimerase GalE produces MQTFLFTGAAGYIGSHTAYYFLKNSDCKIVIFDNLSTGFLENIEFLQHTFKERVEFIQGDLSDTKALRKVFLDSNICAIIHFAASLIVQESVQKPLMYFKNNVANTTNLLEVAQEFGVNRFLFSSTAAVYGEPKSKENIVESSLKAPINPYGESKLMIEKILHALEVANPSFKSVILRYFNVAGALMEQQGALGQRVKNATHLIKVACECACGKRSKMQIFGEDYPTSDGTCIRDYIHIDDLASAHFWALKALMETEKSEVYNVGYGKGFSVKEVIDCVKKVSGKDFIVESAPRREGDPSVLVSDNQRILAHTSWNPKYDDLEVICKSAYLWEQILKKGN; encoded by the coding sequence ATGCAAACCTTTTTATTTACAGGAGCTGCTGGATATATCGGCTCACACACGGCGTATTATTTTTTAAAAAACAGCGATTGTAAGATCGTGATTTTTGATAATCTTTCCACAGGCTTTTTAGAAAACATAGAGTTTTTACAGCATACATTTAAGGAGCGTGTGGAGTTTATACAAGGGGATTTAAGTGATACTAAAGCTTTAAGAAAAGTATTTTTAGATTCCAATATTTGTGCGATTATCCATTTTGCTGCAAGTTTGATTGTGCAAGAATCTGTGCAAAAACCTCTAATGTATTTTAAAAATAATGTTGCAAACACGACAAATTTGCTAGAAGTGGCGCAAGAGTTTGGAGTCAATCGCTTTTTATTTAGCTCAACTGCGGCAGTTTATGGAGAACCAAAAAGCAAAGAAAATATCGTAGAATCTTCTTTAAAAGCCCCTATTAATCCTTATGGGGAGTCTAAATTAATGATTGAAAAGATTTTGCACGCGTTAGAAGTGGCAAATCCTAGTTTTAAAAGCGTGATTTTACGCTATTTTAATGTTGCTGGCGCGTTAATGGAGCAACAAGGCGCGTTAGGGCAGAGAGTGAAAAACGCAACGCATTTGATTAAAGTTGCGTGTGAGTGTGCGTGTGGCAAGCGTTCTAAAATGCAAATTTTTGGGGAAGATTATCCAACAAGTGATGGCACTTGTATTAGAGATTATATCCACATCGATGATTTAGCAAGCGCTCATTTTTGGGCTTTAAAAGCGTTGATGGAGACAGAAAAAAGCGAAGTTTATAATGTGGGCTATGGCAAGGGTTTTAGTGTTAAAGAAGTGATTGATTGTGTTAAAAAGGTAAGCGGTAAGGATTTTATTGTGGAATCTGCACCAAGAAGAGAAGGTGATCCTAGTGTGCTTGTGAGTGATAACCAAAGGATTTTAGCGCATACAAGTTGGAATCCAAAATATGATGATTTAGAAGTGATTTGTAAAAGCGCGTATTTATGGGAACAGATATTAAAAAAGGGTAATTAA